The nucleotide window TGGTGGTCAGGCCAAACTCAGCGTCGAGGCTCAGCAACTGCTCCATCGAGGGCAGCCCACCCGGCGGCGTGACAGCGTCCATCGCTTCGAAGAAGCGGTCGAGTCCGGAGGGCGTCACGGCAATGAGCAGGCGTGCGTCGCGGTCGGTGAAGTTCTGATAGCGATGCGGCAAGCCGCGGCGCAGGTAGACCGAACCGCCGGCGGTGACGACGTGCCTAATACCATCAACCTCGAAGACCAACTCGCCG belongs to Gemmatimonadaceae bacterium and includes:
- a CDS encoding cupin domain-containing protein, producing the protein MSHHLSSTPIIVPHGATRTRAPLNIVGELTHVLVNSADSASQLAVFHLNAPPMSGPPLHVHSREDEWFYVLDGELVFEVDGIRHVVTAGGSVYLRRGLPHRYQNFTDRDARLLIAVTPSGLDRFFEAMDAVTPPGGLPSMEQLLSLDAEFGLTTMGPPMGPEDRP